A segment of the Pirellulales bacterium genome:
TGAACGATCGCGTCCAATGCTGCTTCGGCATCGGCCCCCTGGGCCTCAAATACCAATTCGGTTCCTTGCACGGCACCCAGCGTCAACATGTGCAAAATGCTTTTCGCGTCGACACGCTGGCCGTTGCAAACAAGTTCGATGGTCGACTGGTAACTCAGTGCCAG
Coding sequences within it:
- a CDS encoding HPr family phosphocarrier protein, which gives rise to MDSPCLHKSVVINHEQGLHARPAQMIARLALSYQSTIELVCNGQRVDAKSILHMLTLGAVQGTELVFEAQGADAEAALDAIVHLVENDFAADEKIGQESAG